The Methanolobus sp. WCC4 genome includes the window AATCTCTTGTAGAAATATATAATTTGTTTTAAGATTATGCAGATATACTGGCCGATCTTTGCATATAAAGAAGAAATGAATTATGAAATGATCGAAGGGTCGTCCCCACCATGCCAGCTAAGACGTGGCCTGACCCTGATAATATGATGAGCTTCAGTATTATCATCAACAACCAGTGCTGCCCCTTTCTCAGAACCCATATTCATTAGAGGCTCTGAAAAACTATCCATCATATAGGTCGGCCTGACAGATTCAAGAACATCGATATCATCCCGGGATGTGAGACGATGACATATCACTATGTCGGACTGTGAGAGAACATCAGGATGGATGGATGAAGGACGCTGCGTTGCAAGTACCAGTGACAGACCGGGTTGTCTTCCCTGCTTCAGCCACTCGTTCAAAAGTATATCCGATGCAAGTGTTCTCCCCTCAGCCGGCAGGAACTGCTGGGCCTCATCGATGAACATCCAGACCATAGGAATCCCTTTTTCAACATCTTTATCGCCCATCATGGTCCGTTCATAGGAACGCCTTGCTTCAAGTCTGAGATGATAGATATTCCTGGCAATGGAACTCAGAAGTGCGGACCTTACAGCCTCGTTCCTAATAGTACTCACATCAATGACAGATGTTGAGCCTCCTTTGACGATAGACTCTATACCCTCACCTCTTTCAGCAAAAACACCCCATGATGAAGCTGTTCGAAAATGATTCTCCACAGCACCTTTTGTAACCAGGTCCGAACGCTCATCCTCCATTATCGAATCGATGATGTCATCAAAAGAGAATGATGGTTCTTTTTTCAGTTCATCTATGATCCTGATGATAAGCACACCCGGAGGGGAAACCGCATCTACATCGAAAAGCCTGCACCACTCATAACTGTCTATCTGAGATATCGGGACCGACAGCGGGCTGACATCTATATGCCTTTCCTCATAACCTTTCAGGCTTCCTGCGGGTACGAAGACATCGACATCGAATCCTTTTGTTTCCATTCCCCACTCATCTATGAGGGAACTCTGCATCCCATTGTCTTTAGCAAGCGTCCAGAAGATACCCATGGTATCAATAACAACAGAAGCAACACCCATTCTTACCTCATCAGGAAGCAGCATCAGCTCCTCCATGAGGACAGCCATTGTATAGGACTTTCCATACCCCCTCTTACCTGCAATGAATATTGCATGTGGCCTGTTCGCATCAAGGGACACATGGGAGCCTGAAGAACGGTCGCGTGCAAGATATCTCCCCATATAGAGAAGGACTTCCTCATCATCCCCACCAAGGATGTACTGCTGTTTTGAAACACCTGCATCTAATGAGTAGGACATAATGAAGTTGGAAGTCAGGTCACCGTATATAATATTTTTTATTTTGTGCTAAATTTCATAAGGTCCATTCTTAAAAATAATACGGAAAAATAAGACTCCCTAAAATAAAAAGAGTGATTTGAACAAACTAATAAGATATATATAGGCCTACATATATCATGGAGTCGAGGAATCTCCGTCATCACATCATTCCCCTCTGATGCATTGATCCTTTTTAATGTATCATACCCCAAACTTCACCCAAACCATCATTATGCGAGGTTCCTCGTTACTTCTTATCAATGTGTGACAATATACCTTTAGCAGCCAGTATGCCGGTTGCCGATGAATTAACAAGGTCCCGTGAAAGACCAGCACCGTCGCCTGCAACAAAAAGAGCAGGTATATTCGTTTGCATGGTTCGGTCAACATCTATTTTCAGTGAGTAGAACTTCACCTCAGGCGCGTAGAGAAGAGTGGAATCCGAATCTACACCCGGGATGATCATGCTCAGAACTTCCAGACCTTCTATGATATCCATTACCATCCTGTGAGGGAGGGCCATGGATATGTCCCCCGGGGTTACATCCTTCAGAGTATTGACAACTGCATTTCGGGAGATGCGGTCAGCTGTGGACCTTCGGCCCCGTTTCAGGTCACCAAGTCTCTGGACCACAGGCTTCCCTCCACCTATGGTGGTGGCGAGCTTTGCCACAGACCTTCCATATTTTATGGTGTTCTCCATTGGATGTGTCAGCTCCACATGCACAAGGAAAGCAAAATTGGTATTCTCCGAGACCCTGCTGTGCATGGAATGACCATTTGTCGCAACAAAACCCTCGTATTCCTCCTTGACCACAAAACCGTGCTCGTTGGTACAGAATGTCCTCACAAAATCATCGTATTTTCGTGTATAGATGTGGAATTTAGGATCATGATTGATCCCTGTTACAGGATCCATTATAATGGAAGGCACTTCCACACGCACACCGATGTCCACCCCACTGTACGAGTAACTTATCGAGTGCCTGTTGACAAGATCGTTCATCCATTCATAACCCACCCTTCCGGGAGCAAGCAACGTATACTCTGCACGGAGGTCTTTGCTGTCAAAGAGGATGCCCTTACATACCCCATCCTCCAAAATGATGTCCTCTACCTTTGAATCAAGGAGGAATTCAATTCCTCTTGAAACAAGGTCATTCTTCATATTTGCGATCAGAGCAGTGGAATTATCCGAACCGATGTGACGTTGTTTTATGTCTATGAACCTCGCTCCTGCAGAGGCTGCCCTGCGCTTCAACATCTCGGCGTCCCTGCCAGTGGCAGAATAGACCTTCTGTGGCGCACCATACTTCAGGTAGATATCATCCACATAGTCTACAAGCGCCCATGCTTCCGCATCATCACCCGTGAGCTCTGACAGGTCCCCGCCGATATCAGGTCTGAGGTTCAATGTCCCATCAGAATAGGCTCCAGAGCCCCCAACACCACAAAGAATGGAACATGGGGCACAGTGGCGACAAGACAGTACCGAGGACATCGGACAATGCCTTTTGTCTATATCCTTGCCCGCATCAACAACAAGTACCTTCAAACCCCGATCTGAAAGCCCATAGGCTGCAAAAAGTCCGGCTGGACCGGCACCCACGATAACAACATCATATTCTGTTGTGTCAGAAATAGTATCACACCCATGGCCCTTTTGAAGAGAGCCATGGATAATTATAGGCCGTATTAAGATAAAATTTTATCCAGTTGACCTGTTCTACTTGCAAGCTTTATTTCCTGTGCGATCCTCTTGCCTGTGGAAAGGTCTGGCTCGACAAGATCGGAATATGGAGATCCTGCAAGGTAGATATTGGTACCTGCAACGATACGCGCGGATATCTCAAAGACCTTGATCTCAAGCTTGTCGGTGACCACTGTCTCAAGACAGAAAGGACCGATCATACCATCGAACAGTTCAAGGGACTGCTCAACTACCTTTTCTCCAAGAGAGAATATCTTTGGCAAAAGGGACTCCCTTGCAACGAGAGGGACATTTCCGGTTACAACATAGGATGGAATGATATCCGCCTCTTCAAGCTCCTTTGGGGAACCGAGCCTGAAGATCTCATCTGCATTGGACTCAACCCTGCGGTCCATACTGAGCATCTCAAGGATACCATTGCTGAGCTTGTAACCTTCCTCCCTCAGTGGTGAATAGAAGAAATGGAGATAATACCTTGTACCTACGATGAATTCCTGAACAGTGAACTTCTCATTAGGGTCGACATGCTCCTTGAACTCCTCATAGTTCTTGGCAACAAAGAAACCGCGGCCACCTTTTGCACCGTGGTACTTGACCATGACAGGGCCATCTATCTCCTCCGGTTTGACGACCTTTGGCATCTCAAGTCCCGCGCCCTCCAGCCATACGCGCTCCATCTCCCTGTCGGACTCCCATTCAAGGACAGCACGGTTCCCGAAAGTAGGGATGGCAAGGTTTGCAAATGCCTCAGCACCCATGTATTCCACAAAGGAACCGTGGGGGATGACGATAGCGTTCTTTGCCGTGAGCTGATCAAGGACGTTGGATATCTCCTTGTAACTGTCAACAACTATGAACTCGTCCGGTTTTGCAAGCGGGAAAGCATCATAGAATCTTGGTGGTTCCTTCACACAGATACCTATGGTCCTGAAGCCTTCCTTCCTTGCGCCGTAGAATATCTGAAGGCTTGAGTGAGAACAAACAGTGGCAATGCTCAGATCATTAAGGTCGTAGTTCTCAACAATTTCCATTATTCGTTCTTTAGTTATCATGATGTAATAGCCCCTAGAATTTACCCCATATTGTTCTATCTATTCTTTAACTTTACGAGTTACGCTTGAAATAGATTAAGACTTCGAACAGAATTGAACCTAAAGGAAGAAATATAAATCAATTTCCATATAGTACGATCCATGGGAGATAACGAAGAAAGTACCAACTCCGACAAGGTCCTCATTGTCCCGCTCAGTGAGGACTCGAAGCGAATCACCCAGGTACTTTCAAATGAAAAAGCAATGAAGATGCTTGATATCCTTGCAGACAGGCCTATGTCCGCCAGCGATGTCGCTGAACAGCTCGAACTTCCACTTACAACTGTCAAATACAACCTCGACGGACTTGTCGAAGCGGACCTCATCAAAGTTAAAGAGACAAAGTGGAGCAAAAAGGGAAGGCAGATCAAGATATACGAACCTGTCCAGAAATTCATCGTCGTTGCTCCGGGGAGTACAAAGGACGACAGGTCATCCATCATAAGCATGCTGAAGAAGTATCTGGGACTTGTTGCAGGCGCGGTCTTTGCCGCAACCGGGCTGGAAGCCCTCACAAGAAGTTTTAGTATGGGTGCCGCACCTGCGATGTCACAGGAAGCTTCAACTTCCCCTGTTCCTGGAGAAGAGCCCATGGCTTTTATGGCCAAAGATGTTGCTGAAGAAGATATTGTGGCAGATGAACTCGTTGTGAACGAGGAGATGCCCGAAGAAACAGCACTGGAAATTGAGACAGATGCTGAAAGCACAGAAATGACAGACATAGCAACAGATGACAGCGTGGATGTTCCTATCGAAGAAGAGATGCCTGTTGAGGAAGCAATGGAATATGAAGTACCTGCTGAGGAGATGAGTGCTGATGGCATCCCCGGTGTCGACGAGGTAAGCCCGGAGATGGTAGCTTCCTCCGCACCCAATGGGAGTGAGGCCGGTGCCGGCCTTATGAGAGATGGGATGGCAAATGTCACCGGTAACCAGAAAGAGACCCTTCCTGTAACCCAGGCATTCACAGATAACATGACAGCAGTTGCTGAACCGGCAGGCAGCATCTTCAGGGACGGACTCCTGTCCCATATCAGCGTATGGTTCTTTTTCGGATGCCTATTCATCATAACCCTTCTGTTCGTGAGAGAAATGTATTATAGAAAAAAGAACATATGAGGCCAGAGTGATGGTATGAGAGTTGCTCTGAAAGTAGCATACGTAGGCACAGGCTACCATGGTTCCCAGGTACAGCCTGATGTTGCGACAATAGAAGGAGAATTGTTCAACGCACTCACAGACCTTGAGATCATCGATGATCCGAAGTCTGCCCGTTTTTCAAGTTCAGGACGTACCGATGCAGGAGTACATGCAAGGGAACAGGTGGTGGCATTCAATACCGACAAACCCAACCTTGCCATACCAAGGGTGATCAATTCCAAACTCCCGAATTCTATCTGGGCCTGGGCACACGCAGAGGTGCCTGATGATTTCGACCCAAGGAGATGGGCTGTCAGCCGCAAGTACAGATACATCATGAGCGGGGAACAATACGATATCTCCAGGATAAGGGCTGCTTCCAAGATCCTTGTGGGAGAACATGATTTTGCGAATTTCTGTACCAAGGACGAGGACAAAAGCTCGATCAGGAATGTTCAAAGGATAGATGTACGTGTCAGCGGCACACTCACAAAGATAGACATACAGGCCAACAGCTTCCTCTGGAACATGGTGAGAAAGATCGTCACAGCCCTTACAATGGTTGGAAGCGGGGTAAGGGACGAAGAATGGCTGAACCAGATGCTTGACCCCGAATCCTACGAAGAAGGCCTGGAACCTGCCGCAGCATACGGACTCACACTCATGGAGATCGAATATCCCGAACCCATTGACTGGTGCGAGGACGGCTATGCCATACGCAGGGCCGACGAGAACGTACATGACTACCTGGTGCGCCACAGGGTCATGGCAGAGGTTATGGAAAGTCTTGTTCCAAGAGAAGAAAGATAGACCCCTTCATTTTTTACATTCCAACAAGGATGCAGTGCCAGGCAAGCATAAAGGATATGGTCATAGACTATGAGCTTATCCACAGGGATATCAAGAACCCCAGACTTGAGTTCAGGGATGGAAGATTATACCTGGTAGTCCCACATTCCCACAAGGACCATGAGATGGTCATTCACAGGCATCGCAGATGGATCTATAACAGATTCTCCCGGATGCAGAAACTAAAGGAGATATCAAGGGACGTAGAACTTGTAGCTGACAGGTCCCTTGCACAACTAAAGGAACTGGTACACTCCTTTGTTTCAAAGGCGGAAAAGGAACTCCACGTAGAACCGAAGAAGATAGGGTTCCGCAGGATGAGAACAAAATGGGGAAGCTGTAGTTCAAAGGGCAACCTGAACTTCAACAGCTACATGAGACACCTGCCGGAGGATATGATAGAGTACATCGTATTTCATGAGATGGTCCATCTTATAGAACTCAATCACAGCCAGCGGTTCTGGAACCATATCATGAAACGTTACCCGGAATACAAGGAATCAGAGAGCATGCTTGCAGCATACTGGTCACTGATACATGAGCGATATGTTGCTCAATCCTTGTAGAGAACCGTGAACGTCCTTGTAAGACTCTTGTGGACCTTCTGGGTGAAGATATCGGCTATTGTAAAACCTGCCTTCTCCGCGAATTCCTCCACCTTCATCTCTGAGACCACCACTGCAAGCTTACCCTGTTTGAGCACACGGTACATCTCTGCAAAGGAATCAGTGTAAAGATGATGCAATGACTCTGCCCTGATAGCTGCCGAGCGACCATACGGCGGATCTGTGACGATCGCATCCACTGATGCACTCTTAAGAGGAACACGGCAGGCATCGCCTACCAGAAGGGAATAGTCGGCATTGTACTCATCAAGGTTCATCCTGGCTCCATGTGATATCTTATAGCGCACCTCGGTGCCGATCACATGAGCACCTACAAGACCGCCTTCCACAAGAATACCTGCAGTACCGCTGAAAGGATCGAAAAGGGTATCTCCATCCCTTACCTGTGAGATGTTCACCAATGCCCTCGCTACGCGGGGCATGAGCACTCCGGGGTAGAAGAATGGTTTCCTGTGCGGAGCCCTGTGTTCATAGGCGCCTCTGTCAATTGATGCTACGACCGAGCCGAGCACAGCCATGTCGGTCATTATGAAACGGAACGTTACATCAGGGTTCTTCATGTCCGCTCTGAAGCCCTTACGATATATGCTACCCCCAAGTCTGCCTTCAATGAATTCCCTTTTGACATCACCATGGTGATGCACCCTCTTTGCGCGGACAACATATGTCTGTCCTTCTGAAAGATGAGATGATATATCGGACCTGTCACACATGCCGATTATCTGGTCGGTCTCGACCTCACAGATACCCACCACTTTCAATATGTGATGGGACATTGCAAGCCTGCCTGCTATAAAAGTGAGTTTCTCATCGATACCCTCGCCTTCAATATCAAGCACAAGACAATTGTCATAGGAGGCATGCTCCCTGTACTCAAGTCCTTCCATTGAAAGACATGCGAAGACCTCTTTGCACGGCAGGACAGCGTGCTCCCCGGATAACTCAAAAGCATACAGCATGATAACTGCAATAGAGAATAGAAGTAGTATTTAAAGCGTTTCAATGACAGTATTCGGATGAAAGAAAAATAAAGAGATAAAGGATCTGTCGGATATCAGAACATCAGTTCCAGTGCTTCTTTCCCCGTCATCCCCACCTTGATACCAAGGTCGATGGCATCAGGAGTAGCACCTACAACCTGTGCCTTGAGCACGTCATCGAATGTGTTGACACCTTTTACCCTGACAGCAACATCCCCGAGGATGCCTGCAGTATCAAGGTCCAGATAACCGCACATCACAAAACCTTTGTCCGCCCTGATAACAAGCAGAGGAGCATTCTGCATCTGGAAGCTCAGACCCATGGCCGAACCGTTCTCAAGTTCTATCTTCTCGACCTGCATATTATCACCGCATTTGTAGTCACATCAAAAGCTCTTAAATGTATCGGACCTCAATTTTTCAAGGAGACCGTCAGTGATTCCCGGAAAGATCCTTTCAAGGAAGGAAGAAGCATCATCTTCCTGTCCGGAAGAAGGAGCTATTGCAGTCTCATCCTCATCGGCTTCTGGAATTTCCGGCTCCGTTACTGAGAAATGGACTGTCACCTCACCGGTGAAACCAAACTCTCCTGATATATGGGTTCCATCCTCATCCTCTTCCACAGACTCATTGTCAATGCCTTCCACGGATATCAACTCAAGTTCAGAGGGAATGTTCAGTCTGACCGGAGTATCCGGTTCCCCCTGGAACCATATGCTTGAACCATCTTCGGTAAGTGGTGTCCTGAAATCGTAGAATGTCTGGTAATTATTGACTATGTCATCCTTCTTGTTCACAGGACCCAGCAGTTCAGGGGACATGCTGGCCTCAACGTTCAGGAGAGTTACGTTCCTTGAAGAATTATCGATCATCACATCCATATTATCCTCTATGGCTTCCCTGAATGAGCCGCTGGTCTTAACTTCGGCCTTCAGCAGTTCCCACGCACTGACAAAATCATCGTTGTCACCGAACTCTGCATCTATGAAGGCCTTGAATATCACCGACCTGTCATCGGAATACTTTTCCATATATTCCCACACCATATCGTCAGTCCCTACAGTGATCTCGTTGCTCCACTCATAATCAGCACTTGCCGGGAGAGATAGCATTGAGAACACTATGATAAGCATTGCCAATGGCCTGATATTCAACTGACTGCACCCCATTTTCCGTTACTCTTTCATCTGGTAGTGACTTCGCATCCATCCTTTGTGACAATGACCGTATGCTCTGCCTGGGAGACCATTCCACCACCTGCTTCTTTGAGAACGGGGTATGAATGTACGATGCCAGCCCTTTCAAGCTGCATAAGCGCAAAATCAAGCTTAGGGCTCTTGAGCCACCTCTTTGCGAACGGAAGAGTACTGTATTGTTCAAGTTCCTTCATCAGGACCCTTGCCGCAGGCAAACGTACAGGCTTCTTGCCTATGAACTGGAAGATCTCAGTGAGAGAACCGTCCACTACCCTGCCAGCGCCATCCGTGGCAAAAGGCTCTATGGCAATAAAGTCACCGGCCTTCAGGTCAACACCCTTTCCAATCCTTATATTAGGGATACTCGGGTGTGCATGAGGAATATAACGTGCAAGACCATGTCCGGTGAGGTTACCCACAGGCTTGAAACCATGGGAAACTATCGCATCCTCTATGGCAGCACCGATATCTGCAGTGTTCACTCCACTTTTTACTGTATCGATAGCCGCCTCAAGTCCTGCTTCAGAAGCTTTGACGAGGTCCTTGTAGTCACCCGAAAGGTCGATAGTAATGGCAGAATCTGCAATGTACCCATCAACATGGACACCAATATCGAGTTTGATCACATCCTCGCCAAATACAGTTGTATCGCCTGCAAGCGGGGTTGCGTGTGCTGCCTCGTTATTACGGGATATGTTACACGGAAAAGCAGAGCCATCAGCCCCAAGCTCTATTGCCCTGTTCTCCACGAACTCTGCGATCTCAAGCAGACTGACACCTACCTTTATCCTGTCTCTTGCCTCACTCCTTACCTGTGAGAGTATCTTTCCTGCTGTGACATATTTGCCAATGATCTCTTCTATCTTCTGAACTTTGTCAGTCATTCAAAATCTCCTGGAATATATTATAATCTGTACCGGAACTAATATACAAATCTCTTTTCCATTTCCGTCAGGTTCTCATGACCATCCGATGTTACAAGGATAAGGTCCTCAAGGCGTATGCCGCCAACATCAGGATAGTATAATCCCGGTTCTATTGTAATGATATTGCCTTCTTCAAGCTCAACATCGCTATTACCTACAAAGGGAAGCTCGTGTATCTCAAGTCCGACACCATGTCCTGTGGAATGGATGAAACCAACCGTGGAAC containing:
- a CDS encoding ATP-binding protein: MSYSLDAGVSKQQYILGGDDEEVLLYMGRYLARDRSSGSHVSLDANRPHAIFIAGKRGYGKSYTMAVLMEELMLLPDEVRMGVASVVIDTMGIFWTLAKDNGMQSSLIDEWGMETKGFDVDVFVPAGSLKGYEERHIDVSPLSVPISQIDSYEWCRLFDVDAVSPPGVLIIRIIDELKKEPSFSFDDIIDSIMEDERSDLVTKGAVENHFRTASSWGVFAERGEGIESIVKGGSTSVIDVSTIRNEAVRSALLSSIARNIYHLRLEARRSYERTMMGDKDVEKGIPMVWMFIDEAQQFLPAEGRTLASDILLNEWLKQGRQPGLSLVLATQRPSSIHPDVLSQSDIVICHRLTSRDDIDVLESVRPTYMMDSFSEPLMNMGSEKGAALVVDDNTEAHHIIRVRPRLSWHGGDDPSIIS
- a CDS encoding NAD(P)/FAD-dependent oxidoreductase — translated: MSDTTEYDVVIVGAGPAGLFAAYGLSDRGLKVLVVDAGKDIDKRHCPMSSVLSCRHCAPCSILCGVGGSGAYSDGTLNLRPDIGGDLSELTGDDAEAWALVDYVDDIYLKYGAPQKVYSATGRDAEMLKRRAASAGARFIDIKQRHIGSDNSTALIANMKNDLVSRGIEFLLDSKVEDIILEDGVCKGILFDSKDLRAEYTLLAPGRVGYEWMNDLVNRHSISYSYSGVDIGVRVEVPSIIMDPVTGINHDPKFHIYTRKYDDFVRTFCTNEHGFVVKEEYEGFVATNGHSMHSRVSENTNFAFLVHVELTHPMENTIKYGRSVAKLATTIGGGKPVVQRLGDLKRGRRSTADRISRNAVVNTLKDVTPGDISMALPHRMVMDIIEGLEVLSMIIPGVDSDSTLLYAPEVKFYSLKIDVDRTMQTNIPALFVAGDGAGLSRDLVNSSATGILAAKGILSHIDKK
- a CDS encoding formate--phosphoribosylaminoimidazolecarboxamide ligase, with amino-acid sequence MITKERIMEIVENYDLNDLSIATVCSHSSLQIFYGARKEGFRTIGICVKEPPRFYDAFPLAKPDEFIVVDSYKEISNVLDQLTAKNAIVIPHGSFVEYMGAEAFANLAIPTFGNRAVLEWESDREMERVWLEGAGLEMPKVVKPEEIDGPVMVKYHGAKGGRGFFVAKNYEEFKEHVDPNEKFTVQEFIVGTRYYLHFFYSPLREEGYKLSNGILEMLSMDRRVESNADEIFRLGSPKELEEADIIPSYVVTGNVPLVARESLLPKIFSLGEKVVEQSLELFDGMIGPFCLETVVTDKLEIKVFEISARIVAGTNIYLAGSPYSDLVEPDLSTGKRIAQEIKLASRTGQLDKILS
- a CDS encoding helix-turn-helix domain-containing protein, with amino-acid sequence MGDNEESTNSDKVLIVPLSEDSKRITQVLSNEKAMKMLDILADRPMSASDVAEQLELPLTTVKYNLDGLVEADLIKVKETKWSKKGRQIKIYEPVQKFIVVAPGSTKDDRSSIISMLKKYLGLVAGAVFAATGLEALTRSFSMGAAPAMSQEASTSPVPGEEPMAFMAKDVAEEDIVADELVVNEEMPEETALEIETDAESTEMTDIATDDSVDVPIEEEMPVEEAMEYEVPAEEMSADGIPGVDEVSPEMVASSAPNGSEAGAGLMRDGMANVTGNQKETLPVTQAFTDNMTAVAEPAGSIFRDGLLSHISVWFFFGCLFIITLLFVREMYYRKKNI
- the truA gene encoding tRNA pseudouridine(38-40) synthase TruA, which gives rise to MRVALKVAYVGTGYHGSQVQPDVATIEGELFNALTDLEIIDDPKSARFSSSGRTDAGVHAREQVVAFNTDKPNLAIPRVINSKLPNSIWAWAHAEVPDDFDPRRWAVSRKYRYIMSGEQYDISRIRAASKILVGEHDFANFCTKDEDKSSIRNVQRIDVRVSGTLTKIDIQANSFLWNMVRKIVTALTMVGSGVRDEEWLNQMLDPESYEEGLEPAAAYGLTLMEIEYPEPIDWCEDGYAIRRADENVHDYLVRHRVMAEVMESLVPREER
- a CDS encoding M48 family metallopeptidase, yielding MQCQASIKDMVIDYELIHRDIKNPRLEFRDGRLYLVVPHSHKDHEMVIHRHRRWIYNRFSRMQKLKEISRDVELVADRSLAQLKELVHSFVSKAEKELHVEPKKIGFRRMRTKWGSCSSKGNLNFNSYMRHLPEDMIEYIVFHEMVHLIELNHSQRFWNHIMKRYPEYKESESMLAAYWSLIHERYVAQSL
- a CDS encoding TRM11 family methyltransferase, whose translation is MLYAFELSGEHAVLPCKEVFACLSMEGLEYREHASYDNCLVLDIEGEGIDEKLTFIAGRLAMSHHILKVVGICEVETDQIIGMCDRSDISSHLSEGQTYVVRAKRVHHHGDVKREFIEGRLGGSIYRKGFRADMKNPDVTFRFIMTDMAVLGSVVASIDRGAYEHRAPHRKPFFYPGVLMPRVARALVNISQVRDGDTLFDPFSGTAGILVEGGLVGAHVIGTEVRYKISHGARMNLDEYNADYSLLVGDACRVPLKSASVDAIVTDPPYGRSAAIRAESLHHLYTDSFAEMYRVLKQGKLAVVVSEMKVEEFAEKAGFTIADIFTQKVHKSLTRTFTVLYKD
- a CDS encoding DUF1805 domain-containing protein, producing the protein MQVEKIELENGSAMGLSFQMQNAPLLVIRADKGFVMCGYLDLDTAGILGDVAVRVKGVNTFDDVLKAQVVGATPDAIDLGIKVGMTGKEALELMF
- the map gene encoding type II methionyl aminopeptidase is translated as MTDKVQKIEEIIGKYVTAGKILSQVRSEARDRIKVGVSLLEIAEFVENRAIELGADGSAFPCNISRNNEAAHATPLAGDTTVFGEDVIKLDIGVHVDGYIADSAITIDLSGDYKDLVKASEAGLEAAIDTVKSGVNTADIGAAIEDAIVSHGFKPVGNLTGHGLARYIPHAHPSIPNIRIGKGVDLKAGDFIAIEPFATDGAGRVVDGSLTEIFQFIGKKPVRLPAARVLMKELEQYSTLPFAKRWLKSPKLDFALMQLERAGIVHSYPVLKEAGGGMVSQAEHTVIVTKDGCEVTTR